A section of the Candidatus Binatia bacterium genome encodes:
- the hxsD gene encoding His-Xaa-Ser system protein HxsD produces the protein MRPRTEIEAFDPGTGVMTLSLDIDLYPREVLYAGAYVFLDRAYVLLDRDGERAIVHLRAKQPLDEPTLRAMAGEFENELLAQAFRHKVFKANRSIIEQITGLAIGSAAGAWPGPEAHPAQSPAAPQGLDDGRDFLDDPLGIAAPWSGAGPHGHDDGTDN, from the coding sequence ATTCGATCCGGGCACGGGCGTCATGACTCTGTCGCTCGATATCGACCTGTACCCGCGCGAGGTGCTTTACGCGGGCGCCTACGTGTTCCTCGACCGCGCCTATGTACTGCTCGACCGCGACGGCGAACGCGCCATCGTTCATCTGCGCGCCAAGCAGCCTCTCGACGAACCTACCCTGCGCGCCATGGCGGGCGAGTTCGAGAACGAACTGCTCGCGCAGGCGTTCAGACACAAGGTGTTCAAGGCTAATCGGTCGATCATCGAGCAGATAACCGGCCTCGCGATCGGTAGCGCCGCAGGTGCGTGGCCGGGTCCCGAAGCGCATCCCGCCCAATCCCCGGCCGCTCCGCAAGGCCTCGACGATGGCCGCGACTTCCTCGACGACCCGCTGGGTATCGCCGCACCGTGGAGCGGCGCCGGACCGCACGGACACGACGATGGCACCGACAACTGA
- a CDS encoding HxsD-like protein yields MAPTTDANGVTVRLHRTLYTEPAIAAAAATFADFATFSVGVDGDHFVVAVADIGNDVEGDVVAEFCNFALANTIAGTLVESA; encoded by the coding sequence ATGGCACCGACAACTGACGCGAACGGCGTAACGGTTCGTTTGCACCGCACGCTCTACACGGAGCCGGCCATCGCGGCGGCGGCCGCCACCTTCGCCGACTTCGCAACCTTCTCCGTGGGCGTCGACGGCGATCATTTCGTCGTCGCCGTCGCCGATATCGGCAACGACGTCGAGGGCGACGTCGTTGCCGAGTTCTGCAACTTCGCGCTGGCGAACACCATCGCCGGCACGCTGGTGGAGTCGGCATGA
- the hxsB gene encoding His-Xaa-Ser system radical SAM maturase HxsB — translation MNTPDTLLPRGRQVDFTALSDPERWRPEFAVPFSQRRIGGKVLIANDLGDWLLLTPEEFRDVVEGRPCPGEPLYEKLKAANFVAAEIDLATQAGRWRRKKQYLFYGPTLHAFVLTHRCNHGCQYCHSSIVGMDRFDTDMPVDTAERAVDIAFETTAAALTIEFQGGEPLANWPVLQHVVEYALRKNAVANKVLSFALVTNLSLMDDAKLDYLIEHRVQLCTSLDGPADLHNRVRFFKDGNSHALVRHWMKTINARYADLGLDPEHYRVEALPTITRPALTRWKEVVDEFVAVGCRAVFLRKLDPFGFAARSAKTLGYSMDEFLEFYANAVDYIIALNRQGVQVMERHAAIMLNKILTDDEPNYLDLRIPGGACIGQVGYAPDGSIYSSDEGRFLAAAGDPLFKIGTVNDSYHRLMTNASTRAMVMAGLNDGQPDCVSCVYKAWCGQQVEYNYKTQGSLHGHMRDSVWCKKHKSIFDYLMHKLESATADDMEMFRRWTTNRQLDHFIILSG, via the coding sequence ATGAACACACCGGACACGCTGCTGCCGCGGGGCCGGCAGGTAGATTTCACCGCACTGTCGGATCCGGAGCGCTGGAGACCGGAGTTCGCGGTTCCCTTCAGTCAACGTCGGATCGGCGGCAAGGTGCTGATCGCCAACGACCTGGGCGACTGGCTACTGCTCACGCCAGAGGAGTTCAGGGATGTCGTCGAGGGTCGACCGTGCCCGGGCGAGCCGCTGTACGAGAAGCTCAAGGCCGCCAACTTCGTCGCCGCGGAGATCGACCTCGCGACCCAGGCCGGTCGCTGGCGGCGCAAGAAGCAGTACCTGTTCTACGGCCCGACGCTACACGCGTTCGTGCTGACCCATCGTTGCAACCACGGCTGCCAGTACTGCCACAGCTCGATCGTCGGCATGGACCGCTTCGACACCGACATGCCCGTCGACACCGCGGAGCGCGCCGTCGATATCGCTTTCGAGACCACCGCCGCCGCACTCACCATCGAGTTCCAGGGCGGAGAGCCGCTCGCCAACTGGCCGGTGCTGCAGCACGTCGTTGAGTACGCACTGAGGAAGAACGCCGTGGCGAACAAAGTACTGTCGTTCGCCCTGGTCACGAATCTGTCCTTGATGGACGACGCGAAGCTCGACTACCTGATCGAACATCGGGTCCAATTGTGTACGAGCCTCGACGGTCCCGCCGACCTGCACAACCGGGTGCGCTTTTTCAAGGACGGCAACAGCCACGCTCTGGTCCGCCACTGGATGAAGACCATCAATGCGCGGTATGCCGACCTCGGTCTGGACCCCGAGCACTACCGGGTCGAGGCGCTGCCGACCATTACCCGGCCGGCGCTCACTCGCTGGAAAGAGGTGGTCGACGAGTTCGTCGCGGTCGGCTGCCGGGCGGTATTCCTGCGCAAGCTGGATCCGTTCGGCTTTGCCGCCCGCAGTGCGAAGACCCTCGGGTACTCGATGGACGAGTTCCTCGAATTCTATGCCAACGCCGTCGACTACATCATCGCGCTCAACCGGCAGGGGGTGCAGGTGATGGAACGTCACGCCGCAATCATGCTCAACAAGATCCTCACCGACGACGAGCCGAACTACCTCGATCTGCGCATCCCCGGCGGTGCCTGCATCGGGCAGGTGGGCTACGCACCCGACGGCAGCATCTATTCCTCGGACGAGGGGCGCTTTCTCGCCGCGGCCGGCGACCCCCTGTTCAAGATCGGCACCGTCAACGACAGCTACCATAGGCTCATGACCAACGCTTCGACCCGAGCGATGGTCATGGCCGGCTTGAACGACGGGCAGCCCGACTGCGTGAGTTGCGTCTACAAGGCCTGGTGCGGCCAGCAGGTGGAATACAACTACAAGACCCAGGGCAGTCTGCACGGGCACATGCGCGATTCGGTGTGGTGCAAGAAGCACAAGTCGATCTTCGACTACCTCATGCACAAGCTCGAATCGGCAACCGCGGACGACATGGAGATGTTCCGGCGCTGGACGACCAACCGCCAGCTCGATCACTTCATCATCCTGTCCGGCTGA
- a CDS encoding HEXXH motif-containing putative peptide modification protein, with the protein MSSGTDEIGGHGLVLPAEPVDERRAVAAAYARYLASCCRMFVAAGGQLPVELRAAHRRAAELVRLALRHAPGELLACFRSPTIGAPLHCLGLREDLPALRARIDREAATTIPQLLFEMALRRLIPAGQEAVWDHGAPRLTSLAIGGELVPPPAATALRFSAEGVVATGGARELARLPFDRGAMTQALDATPGSGFRVDRRFWPIGKVAHLATVDHNPIATFEAHPEKAGNHIDLGGRSPEEWVTSLDESFSLIERFMPGELAEMKLLLHFVVPVGFDAERHLSASYREAVGTVYLTLHPNAMTMTEAVVHEFQHNKLNVAAHSVDFLRNPFHPLYKSPVRPDPRPLWGILLAVHAFLPVAELYRRMRAAAHPWSRLPDFDRRLREIDLKNREGMEMLRAHADFTEAGRTLFAELEALEPAASRITLTGTAGLQ; encoded by the coding sequence ATGAGCAGCGGTACTGACGAGATTGGCGGCCACGGCCTGGTTCTGCCTGCGGAGCCGGTCGACGAGCGGCGCGCCGTGGCGGCGGCGTATGCACGCTACCTCGCCTCCTGCTGCCGCATGTTCGTCGCCGCCGGCGGACAACTCCCGGTGGAACTGCGCGCGGCTCACCGCCGCGCCGCCGAACTGGTGCGCCTGGCGCTGCGGCATGCCCCGGGCGAGTTGCTCGCGTGTTTCCGTTCGCCGACGATCGGGGCCCCACTGCACTGTCTCGGTTTGCGAGAGGATTTGCCCGCCTTGCGCGCGCGAATCGACCGCGAGGCGGCCACGACGATCCCGCAGTTGCTCTTCGAGATGGCGCTGCGGCGCCTCATTCCCGCGGGTCAGGAGGCGGTGTGGGACCACGGCGCGCCGCGTCTGACGTCACTGGCGATCGGCGGAGAACTGGTGCCGCCGCCGGCGGCCACGGCCCTACGCTTCTCGGCGGAAGGGGTTGTCGCGACCGGCGGCGCGCGGGAGCTGGCGCGGCTCCCGTTCGATCGCGGCGCGATGACGCAGGCGCTCGACGCCACCCCCGGCTCCGGCTTTCGTGTCGATCGCCGGTTCTGGCCCATCGGCAAGGTCGCTCATCTCGCAACCGTCGACCACAACCCGATCGCCACGTTCGAAGCGCACCCCGAAAAGGCCGGCAACCACATCGACCTCGGCGGCCGTTCGCCGGAGGAATGGGTGACGAGCCTCGACGAATCCTTCTCCCTGATCGAGCGCTTCATGCCGGGCGAGCTGGCCGAGATGAAGCTCCTGCTGCACTTCGTCGTACCGGTGGGCTTCGACGCCGAGCGGCACCTCTCCGCCTCCTACCGCGAGGCGGTCGGCACGGTTTACCTGACGCTGCACCCCAACGCGATGACGATGACCGAGGCGGTCGTACACGAGTTTCAGCACAACAAGCTCAACGTCGCGGCTCACAGCGTCGATTTCCTGCGCAATCCGTTTCATCCCCTTTACAAGAGCCCGGTCAGACCCGACCCCCGACCGTTATGGGGCATTCTGCTCGCGGTGCACGCCTTTCTGCCGGTCGCGGAGCTGTACCGCCGGATGCGCGCCGCGGCGCACCCGTGGTCCCGGCTTCCCGATTTCGACCGGCGCCTGCGCGAGATCGACCTGAAGAACCGCGAGGGAATGGAAATGCTGCGCGCCCACGCCGACTTTACGGAGGCCGGACGCACCCTGTTCGCGGAACTCGAAGCGCTCGAGCCGGCGGCAAGCCGAATTACCTTGACCGGGACGGCGGGGCTGCAATAG